The Pongo abelii isolate AG06213 chromosome 20, NHGRI_mPonAbe1-v2.0_pri, whole genome shotgun sequence genome window below encodes:
- the ZNF865 gene encoding zinc finger protein 865 produces the protein MEANPAGSGAGGGGSSGIGGEDGVHFQSYPFDFLEFLNHQRFEPMELYGEHAKAVAALPCAPGPPPQPPPQPPPPQYDYPPQSTFKPKAEVPSSSSSSSSSSSSSSSSSSSSSSSSQAKKPDPPLPPAFGAPPPPLFDAAFPTPQWGIVDLSGHQHLFGNLKRGGPASGPGVTPGLGAPAGAPGPLPAPSQTPPGPPAAAACDPTKDDKGYFRRLKYLMERRFPCGVCQKSFKQSSHLVQHMLVHSGERPYECGVCGRTYNHVSSLIRHRRCHKDVPPAAGGPPQPGPPLPPLGLPAPAASAATAAAPSTVSSGPPATPAAPTPSADGSAAPAGVGVPPPATGGGDGPFACPLCWKVFKKPSHLHQHQIIHTGEKPFSCSVCSKSFNRRESLKRHVKTHSADLLRLPCGICGKAFRDASYLLKHQAAHAGAGAGGPRPVYPCDLCGKSYSAPQSLLRHKAAHAPPAAAAEAPKDGAASAPQPPPTFPPGPYLLPPDPPTTDSEKAAAAAAAVVYGAVPVPLLGAHPLLLGGAGTSGAGGSGASVPGKTFCCGICGRGFGRRETLKRHERIHTGEKPHQCPVCGKRFRESFHLSKHHVVHTRERPYKCELCGKVFGYPQSLTRHRQVHRLQLPCALAGAAGLPSTQGAPGACGPGASGTSAGPTDGLSYACSDCGEHFPDLFHVMSHKEVHMAEKPYGCDACGKTFGFIENLMWHKLVHQAAPERLLPPTPGGPQPPDGSSGTDAASVLDNGLAGEVGAAVAALAGVSGGEDAGGAAVAGVGGGASSGPERFSCATCGQSFKHFLGLVTHKYVHLVRRTLGCGLCGQSFAGAYDLLLHRRSHRQKRGFRCPVCGKRFWEAALLMRHQRCHTEQRPYRCGVCGRGFLRSWYLRQHRVVHTGERAFKCGVCAKRFAQSSSLAEHRRLHAVARPQRCSACGKTFRYRSNLLEHQRLHLGERAYRCEHCGKGFFYLSSVLRHQRAHEPPRPELRCPACLKAFKDPGYFRKHLAAHQGGRPFRCSSCGEGFANTYGLKKHRLAHKAENLGGPGAGAGTLAGKDA, from the coding sequence ATGGAGGCGAACCCAGCGGGCAGCGGCGCCGGGGGTGGCGGGAGCAGCGGCATCGGGGGCGAGGACGGGGTGCACTTCCAGAGCTACCCCTTCGACTTCCTGGAATTCCTCAACCACCAGCGCTTCGAGCCCATGGAACTGTATGGGGAACACGCCAAGGCGGTGGCGGCCCTGCCCTGTGCCCCCGGTCCCCCACCGCAGCCCCCGCCGCAGCCCCCTCCCCCGCAGTATGACTACCCGCCCCAGTCCACCTTCAAGCCCAAGGCGGAGGTGCCCTCCtcgtcctcgtcctcctcctcctcctcctcttcctcctcctcgtcGTCATCTtcgtcctcttcctcttcccaagCCAAGAAGCCCGACCCGCCCCTGCCGCCCGCCTTCGGGGCGCCCCCCCCTCCCCTCTTTGACGCTGCTTTCCCCACTCCGCAGTGGGGCATCGTGGACCTCTCAGGACACCAGCACTTGTTTGGGAACCTGAAGCGAGGAGGGCCCGCGTCCGGGCCGGGGGTGACGCCTGGGCTGGGCGCTCCCGCGGGGGCCCCAGGGCCACTTCCTGCCCCCTCGCAGACCCCGCCAGGACCCCCCGCGGCGGCGGCCTGCGACCCCACCAAGGACGACAAGGGCTACTTCCGGAGACTGAAGTACCTGATGGAGCGGCGCTTCCCCTGCGGCGTGTGCCAGAAGTCCTTCAAGCAGTCCTCGCACCTGGTCCAGCACATGCTGGTGCACTCGGGGGAGAGGCCCTACGAATGCGGCGTCTGCGGCCGCACCTACAACCACGTGTCCAGCCTCATCCGCCACCGCCGCTGCCACAAGGACGTGCCACCGGCCGCGGGGGGCCCGCCCCAGCCCGGCCCCCCGCTCCCGCCGCTGGGCCTCCCAGCACCCGCTGCCAGCGCAGCCACCGCCGCCGCCCCCTCCACGGTGTCCTCGGGCCCTCCAGCCACGCCCGCGGCGCCCACCCCCTCCGCAGACGGGAGCGCCGCCCCTGCTGGTGTGGGGGTGCCCCCTCCCGCCACCGGGGGCGGCGATGGCCCGTTCGCCTGCCCACTCTGCTGGAAGGTTTTCAAGAAGCCCAGTCACCTCCACCAGCACCAGATCATCCACACGGGCGAGAAGCCCTTCTCCTGCTCCGTGTGCAGCAAGAGCTTCAACCGCAGGGAGAGTCTGAAGCGCCACGTGAAGACGCACTCGGCTGACCTCCTGCGCCTGCCCTGCGGCATCTGCGGGAAGGCCTTCCGCGACGCCTCCTACCTCCTCAAGCACCAGGCGGCCCACGCGGGGGCGGGCGCCGGGGGGCCTCGGCCCGTGTACCCCTGCGACCTGTGCGGCAAGTCCTACTCGGCGCCGCAGAGCCTGCTCCGCCACAAGGCCGCCCACGCCCCGCCCGCTGCCGCTGCGGAGGCTCCCAAGGACGGGGCGGCCTCGGCCCCGCAGCCCCCGCCCACCTTTCCCCCGGGCCCGTACCTCCTGCCCCCCGACCCTCCCACCACAGACAGCGAGAaggcggcggcggctgcggcggcgGTGGTGTATGGCGCCGTGCCTGTCCCGCTCCTGGGCGCCCACCCGCTGCTGCTCGGCGGCGCGGGGACCAGCGGGGCGGGAGGCTCGGGCGCCAGCGTCCCAGGAAAGACGTTCTGCTGCGGCATCTGCGGGCGCGGCTTCGGGCGCCGCGAGACCCTGAAGCGCCATGAGCGCATCCACACGGGCGAGAAGCCCCACCAGTGCCCCGTGTGCGGGAAACGCTTCCGCGAATCCTTCCACTTGAGCAAGCATCACGTGGTGCACACGCGCGAGCGGCCCTACAAGTGCGAGCTCTGCGGCAAGGTCTTCGGCTACCCGCAGAGCCTCACCCGCCACCGCCAGGTGCACCGGCTCCAGCTGCCCTGCGCCCTAGCCGGGGCAGCCGGCCTACCTTCCACCCAGGGCGCGCCGGGGGCCTGTGGGCCCGGGGCCTCGGGCACGTCTGCAGGGCCCACCGATGGGCTGAGCTACGCCTGCTCGGACTGCGGCGAGCACTTCCCGGATCTCTTTCACGTCATGAGTCACAAGGAGGTCCACATGGCAGAGAAGCCATACGGCTGCGACGCCTGCGGCAAGACCTTCGGCTTCATCGAGAACCTTATGTGGCACAAGCTGGTCCACCAGGCCGCCCCCGAGCGCCTGCTCCCGCCCACACCCGGCGGCCCGCAGCCCCCGGACGGCTCCAGCGGCACGGACGCGGCCAGCGTCCTGGACAACGGGCTGGCGGGGGAGGTGGGGGCGGCCGTGGCGGCACTGGCAGGGGTGTCTGGGGGTGAGGACGCAGGCGGGGCGGCGGTGGCAGGGGTTGGCGGGGGTGCCAGTTCCGGCCCCGAGCGCTTCAGCTGTGCCACGTGCGGCCAGAGTTTCAAGCACTTCCTGGGCCTCGTGACTCACAAGTACGTGCACCTGGTGCGACGGACTCTAGGCTGCGGCCTCTGCGGCCAGAGCTTCGCAGGCGCCTACGACTTGCTCCTGCACCGCCGCAGCCATCGGCAGAAGCGGGGTTTCCGCTGCCCGGTGTGCGGGAAGCGCTTCTGGGAGGCGGCCCTGCTGATGCGCCACCAGCGCTGCCACACGGAACAGCGGCCGTACCGATGTGGCGTGTGCGGCCGAGGCTTCCTGCGCTCCTGGTACCTGCGGCAGCACCGCGTGGTGCACACTGGCGAGCGGGCCTTCAAGTGCGGCGTGTGCGCCAAGCGCTTCGCGCAGTCGTCCAGCCTGGCAGAGCACCGGCGGCTGCACGCTGTGGCCCGGCCCCAGCGCTGCAGCGCCTGTGGCAAGACCTTCCGCTACCGCTCCAACCTGCTGGAGCACCAGCGGCTGCACCTGGGCGAGCGCGCCTACCGCTGTGAGCACTGCGGCAAGGGCTTCTTCTACCTGAGCTCCGTGCTGCGCCACCAGCGCGCCCATGAGCCGCCGCGACCCGAGCTCCGCTGCCCCGCCTGCCTCAAGGCCTTCAAGGATCCCGGCTACTTCCGTAAGCACCTGGCTGCCCACCAGGGCGGCCGGCCCTTCCGCTGCTCCTCCTGCGGCGAGGGCTTCGCCAACACCTACGGCCTCAAGAAACACCGCCTGGCGCACAAGGCCGAGAACCTCGGGGGGCCTGGAGCAGGGGCGGGCACCTTGGCCGGGAAGGATGCCTGA